The DNA segment TACTGGTTGCGTGATGACACGCGCAGTGATCCGACTGTGCTGGATTATCTGCAGGCCGAAAATGGTTACACCGAAGCCATGTTGCGGCCGACCGAAGCGCTGCAAAAGACGTTATATCAGGAAATGGTCGACCGTCAGCTGCCGGATGACAGCTCGGTGCCGTATTACCTGAAAGGGTATTGGTATCGCAGCCGTTATTTGCCGGAACAGGAATATCCGCTGTATGAGCGTTTAGCTGCACGCCCTGACGCACCCACTGAGTTATTACTGGATGGTAACCAGCGGGCCGGTGACAGTGATTTTTACAACCTGGGCGCGTTGGAAATTAGCCCTAGCAATCACTGGATGGCTTGCAGCGAAGATTATGTCTCGCGGCGGCAATATCAGATCCGCGTGCGGAATCTGCAAACCGGTGACTGGTTGCCTGATCTGGTCGAAAACACCTCTGGTGATGTGGTGTGGAGCGCCGATAGCGCCGGTTTCTTTTATGTGCGGTTAGACAGTGAAACGCTGCTGCCGTATCAGGTCTATTACCACTCCTTGGGCGCCGAACCGGCACAAGACCGGTTGGTGTATGAAGAGGCCGACAACACCTATTATCTGCACATCAGCCACAGCCGTTCCGAAGAATATCTGCTGATCTCGTTGTCGAGTACTATGAGCACCGAAGTGCATCTGCTGCCGCTGAAAATACCGCACAGCTCACCTACGCTGTTTTTGGCACGGCGTCGCGGTCATGAATACAGCCTCGATCATTTCCAGAAGCAGTTTTATATCCGCTCTAATCGCGAAGGGCGTAATTTCGCGCTCTATCTGGCGGACGATGGTGCTGAACAACATTGGCAGGCGTTGTTACCGGTGCGGGAACACATTCTGTTGCAAGATTTTGTCCTGTTTCGTAACGCCTTGTTTGTCGAAGAGCGTGATGCTGGCTTAACCCGCTTACGCCAGCTCGATCTACAGGGGCAGGAAGTGCGCACTATCGCGGTCGATGATCCGGCGTATGTGTTATGGCTGGGTACCAATCCCGATCCGGATAATCCGGAGTTCCGGTATGGCTATGCCTCGCTAACCACACCGACCACACACTACGCGCTGGATATTGTCAGCGGTGAACGCAAAATGCTGAAGCGCCAGCCGGTGCTAGGTGATTTCAAACCGGAGCATTACCAAAGCCAGCGATTGTGGGTTGCCGCTCGTGACGGTACGCAAATTCCGGTGTCACTGGTTTATCGCAAAGATAATTATCAACCGGGGCAAAACCCATTGCTGGTCTACGGTTACGGCGCCTATGGCATGAGCGAAGAGCCTTATTTTGCCTCATCCCGCTTAAGCCTGCTGGATCGTGGTTTTATCTTTGCGATTGCGCATGTGCGTGGTGGTGAAGAGCTGGGCCGGCACTGGTATGAACAAGGCCGTCAGTTGCAAAAGATGAACACTTTTACCGATTTCATTGATGCGACTGAGGGTATTCTGGCGGCAGGATACGGCGATCCAGCGCGGGTATTCGCCTCTGGCGGTAGCGCGGGCGGCTTGTTAATGGGGGCGGTGGTGAATATGGCGCCGCAACGTTATCTGGGTGTCGTCGCCGTGGTGCCATTTGTCGATACATTGACCTCCATGCTGGATGAATCTATTCCGTTAACTACCGGTGAATATGATGAATGGGGTGATCCGCGCGAACCTGCGGTTTACGACTACATCAAAGCCTACAGCCCCTACGATCAGGTCAAAGCGCAAGCCTACCCGCATTTATTGGTGGTCAGTGGTTTGCACGATTCACAGGTGCAATATTGGGAGCCGGCCAAATGGGTCGCCAAACTGCGGGCGAATAAAACCGACGACAATTTGCTGTTGCTGAGTATGGATCTGGATGCAGGGCACGGCGGAAAATCCGGCCGTTATCGTTATTTCCTCGATATCGCGCAGGAATATGCCTTCATGCTGGCGTTAGCAGATACCAGTATAAATTCTGCATCAAATTGATCTGACGGCGGCATTTGCTTTAGCAGATGCTGCTAGACTGACACCATTCTGTGGGGTTGCATCTTCACCGATGTAACCAGATTGGTTTATTTAAGGAGCTGAACATGGCAGTAGAACATAAAGAAGAAGTGTGTGAAGCCTGTGGCTGTCTGGCCGAAGTCGGTACCATCATTCACGAAGGTGATGATGTGGTTGTCATTCCCGTTGAAGGTGATGACGAAGCTGATGCGCGTGCCCGTCAGGCGCGTTACATCGACGTAGCCAAACAGGCGTGTGCTGATGTATTGGTCAGCAGTGAACTGCAAACAGTAGCAGACGGCGTGGTTCTGCATACTACACTGCAATTTACCTGCACCGCGGAAAAGATGATTTTCGAGATGCGCGCACGTTCTGTGCGTTAATCTGTATTCCGCCGCCATTTTTCTCTCCGCTGGCGGCGGTTCCTGCTATTTTTCACCCCATCTTTCTTATTTCATTCTTATACATGGCTTACAGGCGTGTAGGATATTTGCCATAGTTACTGTGAGCCAAGACGCTTCTTTATGCCAGCCAACAAGAATCACCATTATATAACTATATGATAAATAATGATTTTATCTTTATTTGCATAAATTTTTATAAAAATAGCATATTTAGGCTACTTGTAGGAAAGCGACAAATCCTTAGTATTACTCCTGCAGGACGCGCTGCGGTTTCTCAAGGTTGAGAAGCTTTGTCAGGATGACAAAACGGATTTGCCTCAGGATTGAGGTGTTGTTACTCAGGATGAGTAGCAGTCAGGATGACAAAGGATACCTCAGGATGAGGTCTTGTTACTCAGGATGAGTAGCAGTCAGGATGACACAGGATACTTCAGGATGAAGTCATTGTTGCTCAGGATGAGTGGCAAGCCAGGATGGCAGATGGATGCACCACAGGATGTGGTTATCAGGATGTCTTCATGGATTGAAGAAAGTAACAAGTAAGGATTATTTGTTACGCAGGATGCTTAAAAGGATGTCCCGATGGATCGGGAAGGGCCTTC comes from the uncultured Tolumonas sp. genome and includes:
- a CDS encoding S9 family peptidase codes for the protein MNSILPPIAAVLPHSLTYHGDERIDPYYWLRDDTRSDPTVLDYLQAENGYTEAMLRPTEALQKTLYQEMVDRQLPDDSSVPYYLKGYWYRSRYLPEQEYPLYERLAARPDAPTELLLDGNQRAGDSDFYNLGALEISPSNHWMACSEDYVSRRQYQIRVRNLQTGDWLPDLVENTSGDVVWSADSAGFFYVRLDSETLLPYQVYYHSLGAEPAQDRLVYEEADNTYYLHISHSRSEEYLLISLSSTMSTEVHLLPLKIPHSSPTLFLARRRGHEYSLDHFQKQFYIRSNREGRNFALYLADDGAEQHWQALLPVREHILLQDFVLFRNALFVEERDAGLTRLRQLDLQGQEVRTIAVDDPAYVLWLGTNPDPDNPEFRYGYASLTTPTTHYALDIVSGERKMLKRQPVLGDFKPEHYQSQRLWVAARDGTQIPVSLVYRKDNYQPGQNPLLVYGYGAYGMSEEPYFASSRLSLLDRGFIFAIAHVRGGEELGRHWYEQGRQLQKMNTFTDFIDATEGILAAGYGDPARVFASGGSAGGLLMGAVVNMAPQRYLGVVAVVPFVDTLTSMLDESIPLTTGEYDEWGDPREPAVYDYIKAYSPYDQVKAQAYPHLLVVSGLHDSQVQYWEPAKWVAKLRANKTDDNLLLLSMDLDAGHGGKSGRYRYFLDIAQEYAFMLALADTSINSASN
- a CDS encoding YfcZ/YiiS family protein; amino-acid sequence: MAVEHKEEVCEACGCLAEVGTIIHEGDDVVVIPVEGDDEADARARQARYIDVAKQACADVLVSSELQTVADGVVLHTTLQFTCTAEKMIFEMRARSVR